The genomic interval atcatgttatctgcaaatagtgacagttttacttcttcccttccaatttggataccttttatttctttctcttgtcagattgctatggctaggacttccaatgctatgttaaatagaagtggtgagaatgggcatccttgtcttcttcctgaatttagaggaagaCTGTCAACTTTTCACCGCTGACTATGAGGtaagctgtgggtttgttgtaagtggcctttgttatgttgagatatgttccctctataccaatttttttttttttttaacttgggtttatttatttatttatttatggctgtgttgggtcttcgtttctgtgctagggctttccctagctgcggcaagtgggggccactcttcatcgtggtgcgtgggcctctcactattgcagcctctcttgttgcggagcacagactctagatgcgcaggctcagtaattgtggctcacgggcccagttgctccatggtatgtgggatcttcccagaccagggctcgaacctgtgtcccctgcattggcaggcagattctcaaccactgcgccaccagggaagccccctctataccaattttgatgagaatttttataattaattggtgttgaattttgtcaaatgcttcttctgtatctattgagatgatcatgtgatttttatacttccttttgttaatgtggtgtatcacattgattggtttacaaatattgaaccacccttgcatccctggaataattcatggtgtatgatcctttttatatattgttggatttgatctgctaatattttgttgaggatttttgcatctatattcatagaagatattggtctgtaattttctttttttgtagtgtctttgtctggctttggtatcagggtaatagtagtcttgtagaatgaattttggagttccatcctcttcagttttttgcgatagtttgagaaagatatgTATTAGCTCTTTTTTATatgcttggtagaattcccctgtgaaactGTTCAGTCCTGAAATTTTGTTTGCtaggagtttgtttgtttgtttttttctttaattacaaattcaatttcactactagtgattggtctgttcaaattgtctgtttcttcttgattcagtcatGGCactttgtatgtttctagaaatttgtccatttcttctaagttgctCAATTTGTTAACTGTACATAGTattctcttgtgatttttttctttgtgtacaGACCTTATTTGTTAAAATACCATTAGATTATGCCTCAGGACAAGAGCAAAGACTACCCTCTGCAGAAACTTAGGAATTATGTACAGAACGTTACAGGACAGAGGACAACACTTTAGCTGAAGCCTGTCTGTTGACCAGAGAAGGGTGTTCTGAGTGGACtcagcaaagaaaaggaaatcaggcagggaagggaaggtgCCCATCTGAATCAAATTTCAGCTGCCATCAGGGCAAGTCTTGTGATGATCACAGATTGGAGGCTTCGTTTTTGGAAGGTTTGAGTACAGCACAAGAGTTCCATGTGTCTTTATGGCTACACCCCAGGCTGAGGTCAATGTCACTCAAATTCCTGGCCAGCCAAACTCCGGCAGCAAAGAGTCCCAAATTGAGGATCAAGTTCCTCCGGAAGTCATTCCTATTGGTGGCGAAGTGGTAGACGCCCTGAAGCCAATCTCCCACATTGTCTGGAATTTCGGGAGCTTCATTTGCCGAGCCTTGCAGCGGTCATGCCGACCCCACTGGAAACCATAGTAGCACCTCTgctctcttatgatttttttgtatctctgtgtattagttgttacttctcctctttcatttcttgttcTGTTTATgcaggtcctctctcttttcttcttggtaagcccagctaaaggtttatcaattttgtttatctttttaaaaaaccagctcttggtttcatggatcttttctattgtattttggtctctattttatttatttcctctctaatgtttatgatttccttccatCTGcagactttgggctttgttaattcttctttttctaattcctttaggtggtagtttaagttatttatttgagatttttct from Balaenoptera ricei isolate mBalRic1 chromosome 10, mBalRic1.hap2, whole genome shotgun sequence carries:
- the LOC132372793 gene encoding mitochondrial import receptor subunit TOM6 homolog, which codes for PLQGSANEAPEIPDNVGDWLQGVYHFATNRNDFRRNLILNLGLFAAGVWLARNLSDIDLSLGCSHKDTWNSCAVLKPSKNEASNL